The genomic window AGTTCATCTATTCGGTCCTGTCGGAACTCTTCCACCGAAGTTGATGTGTAGGTCAACGTAGTACTAAAGGCATAGTTGAGGTACTCAGCAAGCTGCCGCTGAGTGATAGCTTCGCCATGCAAATTGTAGGTTCTACCGTTATGCTCGTCATCGGTTATCATTCGCGCATAGGCATACGCGAGTTCTGGTCGTGTCGTGTAGCCGCACTTACCGGAACCGGCGCAGTTTACAATTCCTCCCTTTTCTTCGTAGACGTCGACATATTCAATATCAGGCTCGATATAGATCCCGTTGCGTCCGATAACCCAATCCATTTCGCTGTTTCGAATATCTTGTTCGGTTTGTCGATTGGATTGAACAATGGGCGAGAAGGCTGTGTTTTCCTTTGCTCCTTGAATGCTGGTGTAGACTATTTTTCTGACTCCGTTTTCTTTGGCCGCTTGAATCACATTTCTGTGTTGCTCGATGCGCTTATCAGGAACATCGATGCCGGAAACCAACAAAACCACATCAACGGATTGCAATGACTTAACCAAGACTTCTTTGTCATTGTAGTTTACGGGACGGATTTCGATGTTCAGGTGCTTGGCTTTCTCCGGACTCCGCGCTAATCCAATCACGTTTTCATTCGACAACAAAGCAGCGGTGGCTTCAACGATTTCCGTTCCAAGTTTTCCGCTCGCAGCGGTTATTGCTACTTTCAATTCGCCCTCCCCAAAAAGAATTGCCGTTTAATCAATTCATGCCCATCATCATCCATACCCATAAAGCAAACCAAACTCTTCAACGAATTTCTCAGCCAATGCTCTTCGTATTGCAGGTAATTCTCCTTTCTTGTCAGACCCTGAACGTAACAAAGCCACTGTGATTCCCGCTTTGCTGTTTTACCACTGATCAACCGTGTTAACAAATAGCTGATACAAATCCGAAGCACTATTCGGACATCCACCGTAATTATGTATACCAACTGCTACGCTTCGGTCTTTAAGAAGCGGAGAGCCACTCTGCCCACCATAAGTATCGAGCATGTACTTGAACTGCCCCCCGGCTTTCCTTAGTGAGTCCTCCATGCGATATTGAAATATTCCGGTATCCCTATCAGCGGGATAACCACATATTTCACCACGAACAGGATCTTCAAGCATTGGGGTTAAAACATCAGAATGACTCACATCAGAACCGATCTTTATCGCCCCCATGTCGTAACGTGGAATACCTTTTTCTTTCCAACCACGTGTTGTTGTAAAAGCACTTGCATAGTAACGCCCGTATGGTTCGGCCTTTCCGGATTTACCAGGGACTACGATGATCGATTTCATCCATCCCTTTTCTTTTCGGTCATATACACAGTGGCCTGCTGTATACAGTTTGTTGGTATGAGTTAGCCAACCTGTACCTATGTAATTCTTCTTCCCGGATGGAGATTTCATATAAAGCTTACATATGGCCTTATAAGGCATCGTGGTGGTGGTTGTCACCTTGATTCGGTCATCGCCTCCGCAAACAGCCTTAGCAGTAAGATCTTCTTCGGTCCGATAATACCGTGGAGTAATATCTTCTTCATCAAAATCAGTTGTAGATTCTATCCAATTTGAGAAAACCATCTCTTCCGCCTCTTGCTGCGTTAACTCCAACATCAGCTACACTCCTTCTGTTGTATCATGAACTTTAAGCATGTTGCCCGGATTACATACCCCAAAATTAAAACATCATCTATACTACAGATTTTTCATAATATACACACACATAACACACCGTATTTCACCTTTACACTCTCCGTTTACTATCATGTACAACATTCTTTTTCAGCTTTAGACTATCAAAACCATCTTTCCGTTCTCATCACGACCCAACCTTCCTGGCCAATGAACGAAAAAGCAAAAAAAGTTTCCCCACTCAGACAATAATCTGCATCTTGATCACAACAAGTGACGTTAATTATTTTTATTTTTTTGTCTTACAAATACACCAAAAACACGAAAATTCCTTAAAAAAACATAGCATGCGCAATTGCCTCAACCATACCCTTCCATTTTTACTGCTTTCTCTGACTCTTCTCTCCTGCTCCGGTACGGACAGCGGCCTCCGCATCTACGAGCAGGAAAAAGTGATGATGGGAACGGTGATGAAGATCAAGGCGGTCGCGGAAGGTGATGCAGAGGAGAAAGCGAAGGAAGCGTTTGATACCGCATTCCGTGAAATTGCAGAGCTGGAGTCGGAGCTGAGCGAGTGGCAGCCAGCGAGTCCGGTTTCCGAGGTCAACCGGCAAGCCGGGGTTGGATCCGTTAGGGTTCCTCAGTCCGTTATAACGGTAACAAAGAAGGCACTGGAAATAGCCCGCATAACGGAAGGAGCATTCGATGTAACATTCAAACCGATCGGCAGGCTCTGGAATGTCAAGGAAAGAACCTCTCCGCCTCCTCTTGACAGCATTCGAAAAGTTCTGACCCTGATCGATTACAAGCAGATCGATCTCGATACTCTGCAAAAAACCCTTCTCCTGAAAAAGATGGGCAT from Prosthecochloris marina includes these protein-coding regions:
- a CDS encoding NAD(P)H-binding protein, which translates into the protein MKVAITAASGKLGTEIVEATAALLSNENVIGLARSPEKAKHLNIEIRPVNYNDKEVLVKSLQSVDVVLLVSGIDVPDKRIEQHRNVIQAAKENGVRKIVYTSIQGAKENTAFSPIVQSNRQTEQDIRNSEMDWVIGRNGIYIEPDIEYVDVYEEKGGIVNCAGSGKCGYTTRPELAYAYARMITDDEHNGRTYNLHGEAITQRQLAEYLNYAFSTTLTYTSTSVEEFRQDRIDELGEFLGSIIAGIYQGIREGAFDNPSHYAEAAGKGHASWQEFFDAIRANESSV
- a CDS encoding trypsin-like serine peptidase, whose translation is MLELTQQEAEEMVFSNWIESTTDFDEEDITPRYYRTEEDLTAKAVCGGDDRIKVTTTTTMPYKAICKLYMKSPSGKKNYIGTGWLTHTNKLYTAGHCVYDRKEKGWMKSIIVVPGKSGKAEPYGRYYASAFTTTRGWKEKGIPRYDMGAIKIGSDVSHSDVLTPMLEDPVRGEICGYPADRDTGIFQYRMEDSLRKAGGQFKYMLDTYGGQSGSPLLKDRSVAVGIHNYGGCPNSASDLYQLFVNTVDQW
- a CDS encoding FAD:protein FMN transferase, whose protein sequence is MRNCLNHTLPFLLLSLTLLSCSGTDSGLRIYEQEKVMMGTVMKIKAVAEGDAEEKAKEAFDTAFREIAELESELSEWQPASPVSEVNRQAGVGSVRVPQSVITVTKKALEIARITEGAFDVTFKPIGRLWNVKERTSPPPLDSIRKVLTLIDYKQIDLDTLQKTLLLKKMGMEIGFGGIAKGYAALRAGEVLERYGIDNYIINAGGDLYVKGKKGERQWTSGIKNPDTKQKTPLIAFGVIKACGIATSGDYESYFVHEGIRYHHIIDLKTGYPTRGIKSVTVFSEDPAKADAYATAFFILGHENALHIVEQDPSLAFILIDAKDGIFKSPNIGEFIEEIRKK